CAAGTCTACCTTAAAAAGCTATGTGACTTTCTCATTAAATTTCTGTACCTACTTTCCCACCTTTCCCAAAGTACTAATCCACATTGAGAAGGTTGTTTTAGCAACTGCATGGACTCTGTCATGGTTTTAACCTAAAAGGTtaagtttagggcagcccgggtggctcaggggtttagcgccgccttcagcccagggcttgatcctggaccctggatcaagtcccacgtcgggctccctgcattgagcctgcctctctctctgcctgtgtctcggtctctcatgaatgaatgaatgaataaaaaaaaaaaaatgttaaaaaataaaggttaagtTTAGGGCAATTCCTTCATCCATAATAATCCTGTATAAGAAgttgaagctaaaaaaaaaaaaaaaaaaaaaaaagaagttgaagcTGACTTTAATACTTCTGGTGCTCAAGTACTTCTGTTGAAAATTTCATCTAAATGGAAAAAGTccatcaaacttttaaaattggatgacttttattataGGAATAACTCCCTGTAAGATGCACATGAAtaatagatttgtttttctttccaggaaGATTGTCTAAGTAGCCAAAGAGGGCCTCATTTTGGAAAGATCTTTCCGGTTACCTGAGGGTTTGATGATCCACGACGGggtttatctaaatatttctctGCAAACTCAAGTTAAGCAAGTCATCATGTTTCCATCAAGGAAAAAATGAACACTTGGTCTCGTATACAAAAAGGATAGTCCCGGCCTTGCACCCGGTCACCCTGAAAAGAAAGCTGTGTTTTCAATAGTTAGGGTCTCTCCAGTGTGACCTCTATCAGTTGAGGTCACGAGTTGACAGGGCCTCCGGTGTGACTTCCAGAAGGAGAGTTCATTTCAAATATCTGAGTTGAGCCATCGATTTTTGAAGCGCTGGCCCTGACGGCAGAGGCGGCGGCATGAGCCCTGGGCCTCGGAGAAGGCTCAGAGAAAGGCAGCATCAGGCTCCCGGAGCTGCAGCGACAGCTACGCTTCCCAGAAGAGGCCTGATCTCGCGGGATCTCCAGCGATCTATGGGAACCGCAAGTGGTCCTGGGAAGAGAAACGTGCTCCCTCGCGCCGGGCGAGGCTGCGCCCAACGCCTCTTCTTTGATTGCAGGTCTCGGAGAGGCGTTTGGCTCACACCGTCCTGGGTCAGAGTCACGAGGCTGCTGCGCCTCGCTGTGGGGTTCACCTAGGTGTGGGCAACCCGCCAGTGGCCCCAAAACTGCGCGcactgcgggggggggggaggtcaaAGGTCCGCAAGAGAGCAAAGAAGACCGGCACAGGCTGCCAACCTACAGCCTCCCGGGTCCCGCCCGGCCTCAGGGTCGGCCCCTGCCTCCTGCCGAGTGGAATCCATCCACCCCGGGGGCCTCTCCTGTCACGACTGTGCGAATCCGTGTGGAGATGACAGCTGGGGTGTTGACATGTTTTGTGTGGTAAGTACAGGGGCTGGGAACCCTCCCTTGCTGTTTCTGACACGTTTCAGTCAGGTTAAGGTGAATAACCTTAGACGCCTCGCTGAGTGCAAATCCTGATCGGCGAGACCGGTCAGGGAGACTTGCTCCAAAGGGCTTTCCTTCTTTAAGGACGGTTTTGTGgtgaactttatatatatatatatatatatatatatatatatatatttatttatttatttttattatttttattttatttttatttttatttctttttgtggtgtaCTTTAAAGAGATAGATCATTAGTGTTCTTTCCATCCTTTTGtggtgaactttatttttatttatttatttatttttatttattttattttaatttttttgtggtgCACTTTAAAGAGATAGATCATTAGTGTTCTTTCCATCCTTTTGtggtgaactttatttttatttatttttattatttttatttaatttttatttattttttatttatttattttttgtggtacACTTTAAAGAGATAGATCATTAGTGTTCTTTCCATCCCTCAGACTTCTCTGGGTCTGAAACACCCCACTGAAGTGAGTCTTCTCCCCTTTTGCCATAAAAAATCAGTGTGTATCATTCCGGTAA
This DNA window, taken from Canis lupus familiaris isolate Mischka breed German Shepherd chromosome 22, alternate assembly UU_Cfam_GSD_1.0, whole genome shotgun sequence, encodes the following:
- the LOC119865105 gene encoding uncharacterized protein LOC119865105 isoform X2 gives rise to the protein MSDILSHATWSMILINLSYGDCDHICLNCVIQHLIKATVNSDLWEPQVVLGRETCSLAPGEAAPNASSLIAGLGEAFGSHRPGSESRGCCASLWGSPRCGQPASGPKTARTAGGGEVKGPQESKEDRHRLPTYSLPGPARPQGRPLPPAEWNPSTPGASPVTTVRIRVEMTAGVLTCFVWLPGSEEDKTIRKGKLYWYGRANGLSSFKSRLESKG